A region from the Streptomyces lydicus genome encodes:
- a CDS encoding MFS transporter: protein MHAVRDLRVLLRLRDFRSLLAARLLSQAADGVFQVALAAFVVFSPEKQTSPAAIASAMAILLLPYSLLGPFTGVLLDRWRRRQVLLYGNLLRSVLAMATATLIASQAPDWLFYASALFVTAVNRFVLAGLSAALPRVVDGEEQLVMANSLAPTAGTLAATAGGGLAFAVRLAGSDVDAYVVLLAASLYFCSALTSLRMTPHLLGPDAARLQPQLREALLSTLRGLADGLRHLAERRAPARALTAMTLIRFCYGALTVTVLMLCRYSWSRTEAEGLALLGITVGVSGAGFFAAAVITPWAVARLTAFGWIACCAAMGAVLLPSLGLFFLPGPMLAAAFMLGLGTQGTKIATDTIVQSTVDDGFRGRIFAIYDVLFNAAFVGAAAVAALMLPPDGRSLALLGVVTVLYAVVTVALVRVVRS from the coding sequence ATGCATGCTGTGCGCGACCTCCGCGTATTACTCCGGCTACGCGACTTCCGTTCGCTCCTTGCCGCACGGCTCCTTTCCCAGGCGGCCGACGGGGTGTTCCAGGTCGCGCTCGCCGCCTTTGTCGTCTTCTCGCCCGAGAAGCAGACCTCCCCCGCGGCCATCGCCTCTGCCATGGCGATCCTGCTGCTTCCGTACTCCCTCCTCGGGCCGTTCACCGGGGTGCTGCTCGACCGCTGGCGGCGCCGCCAGGTCCTGCTGTACGGCAACCTGCTGCGCTCGGTGCTGGCGATGGCGACGGCGACGCTCATCGCGTCACAGGCCCCCGACTGGCTCTTCTACGCCTCGGCCCTGTTCGTGACCGCCGTCAACCGCTTCGTCCTGGCGGGACTCTCGGCCGCGCTCCCGCGTGTGGTCGACGGCGAAGAGCAGCTGGTCATGGCCAACTCCCTGGCCCCCACGGCTGGAACGCTCGCCGCCACCGCCGGCGGCGGGCTCGCGTTCGCCGTCCGGCTGGCCGGCTCGGATGTGGACGCGTATGTCGTGCTGCTCGCCGCCTCCCTCTACTTCTGTTCGGCTCTCACCTCCCTGCGCATGACACCGCACCTGCTCGGCCCCGATGCCGCACGCCTCCAACCCCAATTGCGTGAGGCCCTGTTGAGCACCCTGCGGGGACTTGCGGACGGGCTGCGCCATCTCGCCGAGCGGCGCGCTCCGGCACGAGCGCTGACCGCGATGACCTTGATCCGCTTCTGTTACGGAGCCCTGACGGTCACGGTGCTGATGCTGTGCCGGTACTCCTGGTCCCGCACCGAGGCGGAGGGCTTGGCCCTGCTCGGGATCACGGTCGGGGTATCAGGGGCGGGCTTCTTCGCGGCCGCTGTGATCACGCCCTGGGCCGTGGCGCGGCTCACCGCGTTCGGCTGGATCGCCTGCTGTGCCGCGATGGGCGCCGTGCTGCTGCCGTCTCTCGGGCTGTTCTTCCTGCCGGGGCCGATGCTCGCCGCCGCGTTCATGCTCGGCCTCGGCACCCAAGGAACCAAGATCGCCACCGACACCATCGTCCAGTCGACGGTCGACGACGGCTTCCGCGGCCGGATCTTCGCCATTTACGACGTTCTCTTCAATGCCGCCTTCGTCGGCGCCGCCGCGGTCGCCGCCCTCATGCTGCCTCCGGACGGACGCTCCCTCGCGCTGCTCGGTGTGGTGACCGTCCTCTACGCGGTGGTCACCGTGGCGTTGGTCCGTGTCGTGCGCAGCTGA
- a CDS encoding LppU/SCO3897 family protein, translated as MTTPQGQQPYGQAPYAQPYGQPYGQNPYPQAPPTPQAPYGQAQGGYAYPQQPQAPYGQPQPGYPAPPQQPFMQGGAPVPPPQPAKRRSPKSILRVIGAVLGLIFLAVAWISSMDDASSAEVGDCVKKSSSALDDGLSVVDCGTSEAQYKVAAVHDDTSDPSVCPANQSAYTKNVHRRRGSDTHMVLCLTSAK; from the coding sequence ATGACCACGCCTCAGGGCCAGCAGCCATACGGCCAGGCACCGTACGCCCAGCCATACGGGCAGCCCTACGGACAGAACCCGTATCCGCAGGCACCGCCGACACCCCAGGCCCCCTACGGCCAGGCCCAGGGCGGATACGCCTATCCCCAGCAGCCACAGGCTCCGTACGGACAGCCGCAGCCTGGATACCCCGCGCCGCCCCAGCAACCCTTCATGCAAGGCGGAGCCCCCGTACCGCCGCCGCAGCCCGCCAAGCGCCGTTCCCCCAAGTCGATTCTGAGGGTTATCGGAGCTGTCCTCGGGCTGATCTTCCTCGCAGTCGCCTGGATCAGCAGCATGGACGATGCAAGCAGCGCTGAGGTCGGCGACTGCGTGAAGAAGTCCAGCAGCGCGCTCGACGACGGCCTTTCGGTGGTGGATTGCGGCACCTCGGAGGCCCAGTACAAGGTGGCTGCGGTGCACGATGACACCTCGGACCCGTCCGTGTGCCCGGCAAATCAGTCCGCGTACACCAAGAACGTGCACCGACGCAGGGGATCCGACACCCACATGGTGCTCTGCCTGACCTCAGCGAAGTAG
- a CDS encoding CCA tRNA nucleotidyltransferase codes for MPNANNDLPAPTAERTPLSTNALNHVQRRAVSELLRVSPVADDLARRFQEAGFTLALVGGSVRDALLGRLGNDLDFTTDARPEDVLKIVRPWADAVWEVGIAFGTVGCKKESFDIEVTTYRSEAYDRTSRKPEVSYGDSIEQDLVRRDFTVNAMAVLLPQKEFVDPHDGLEDLAARVLRTPGTPEESFSDDPLRMMRAARFAAQLGFAVAPEVVAAMKAMSDRIEIVSAERVRDELNKLILSAHPREGLRLLVEAGLADQVLPELPALRLESDEHHRHKDVYEHSLTVLEQAIDLEEDGPDLVLRLAALLHDIGKPRTRRFEKDGRVSFHHHEVVGAKMTKKRMTALKYSNDMVKDVSRLVELHLRFHGYGTGEWTDSAVRRYVRDAGPQLKRLHKLTRSDCTTRNKRKASALSRAYDGLEERIARLQEQEELEAIRPDLDGNDIMQILDIRPGPEVGKAYKQMLEIRLERGPMERDEAIAALKEWWATQG; via the coding sequence GTGCCGAACGCCAACAATGACCTCCCCGCCCCGACCGCCGAGCGGACCCCGCTGTCGACGAACGCGCTGAACCATGTGCAGCGGCGCGCTGTGAGCGAGCTGCTGAGGGTGTCCCCCGTCGCGGATGACCTGGCCCGTCGCTTCCAGGAGGCCGGGTTCACTCTTGCCCTGGTCGGCGGCTCGGTCCGGGATGCGCTGCTGGGTCGGCTCGGCAACGACCTCGACTTCACCACCGATGCCCGCCCCGAGGACGTTCTGAAGATCGTCCGGCCGTGGGCGGACGCGGTCTGGGAGGTCGGCATCGCCTTCGGGACGGTCGGCTGCAAGAAGGAATCGTTCGACATCGAGGTCACGACCTATCGGTCCGAGGCGTACGACCGCACCTCCCGCAAGCCCGAGGTGTCGTACGGCGACTCCATCGAGCAAGACCTGGTGCGTCGGGACTTCACGGTGAACGCCATGGCGGTGCTGCTGCCGCAGAAGGAGTTCGTCGACCCGCACGACGGCCTGGAGGACCTGGCCGCGCGGGTGCTGCGCACGCCGGGGACGCCCGAGGAGTCCTTCTCCGATGACCCGCTGCGGATGATGCGCGCGGCTCGCTTCGCCGCTCAGCTGGGCTTCGCGGTGGCCCCGGAGGTCGTCGCCGCGATGAAGGCGATGTCGGACCGCATCGAGATCGTCTCCGCGGAGCGCGTACGGGACGAGCTGAACAAGCTGATCCTGTCGGCGCACCCCCGCGAGGGCTTGCGGTTGCTCGTCGAGGCGGGCCTGGCTGACCAGGTTCTGCCCGAGCTGCCCGCGCTGCGGCTGGAAAGTGACGAGCATCACCGTCACAAGGACGTCTACGAGCATTCGCTGACGGTCCTGGAGCAGGCCATCGACCTCGAGGAGGACGGTCCCGATCTTGTGCTGCGGCTGGCGGCTCTTCTGCACGACATCGGCAAGCCCAGGACGCGGCGCTTCGAGAAGGACGGTCGGGTCTCCTTCCACCACCACGAGGTGGTGGGCGCGAAGATGACCAAGAAGCGGATGACCGCTCTGAAGTACTCCAACGACATGGTCAAGGACGTCTCGCGCCTGGTGGAGCTGCATCTGCGGTTTCACGGTTACGGGACGGGCGAGTGGACGGACTCCGCCGTCCGGCGGTATGTACGGGACGCCGGTCCGCAGCTGAAGCGGCTCCATAAGCTGACCCGCTCGGACTGCACCACTCGCAACAAGCGCAAGGCCAGTGCCCTGTCGCGCGCCTATGACGGGCTCGAGGAGCGCATTGCGCGACTGCAGGAGCAGGAGGAGCTGGAGGCGATCCGCCCGGACCTGGACGGCAACGACATCATGCAGATCCTGGACATCCGCCCGGGGCCGGAGGTCGGCAAGGCCTACAAGCAGATGCTGGAGATCCGGCTGGAGCGCGGGCCGATGGAGCGGGACGAGGCGATCGCCGCTCTGAAGGAGTGGTGGGCCACCCAGGGCTGA
- a CDS encoding DUF6049 family protein: MTLLTGVLLLVGLLQVPHASSAQAAPTGSRSVDVTIDSMSPSAPSKSDTVTVSGTLTNDSRSTITDAHVGMHRGSALGGRSSIENASRRTGYLPGTDGEEIKGHTEKIGKLEPGVSRPFSLSVPAKDLHLGDNGVYQLGISLSGRSPSAPSGQVLGFNRTFLPWQTAGNGKKTQLTYMWPLISRTHLTAETDADAQQTPVFRNDDLAAELAPGGRLQQMVALGKNLPVTFVIDPDLLATVDAMTKSYRVNGPDGPMGKNQAVAKQWLHDLEEAVKSHQVVALPFADPDLASLAHHGKSVPSALGHLGPATDLADKTVDTILGVKPRTDFAWPVDGAIDSSIVDVATSAGAHNVITRSDSLRDADRLSYTPTAARPIGGGNTAVVADAQLSRAFEGDMSKAGNSAHAVQEFLAQTQMISLEDPGRQRSIVVAPQRMPSVSQAHAMATALRSLDDSGSWTQSLNLGGAAKAKPDRAATRHVPSGAAYPPSLRRQELPVNAYRQIQGTQSALDDFQVILAQPERVVTPFGNAMMREMSTDWRGDATGATTYRHSVRSYLDGLTKKVHLIQKSGATLSGRSATIPVTVQNNLVQGVKDMTLKLTSSQPNRLDAGKSQQITVDGGHSQSFKFDTTANANGRAWVSAQLYTADGKPYGDPMMFQVNVTEITATVMLVIAGGVLLLVLAGVRIYLQRKRAAARRTEDGSDGDEPDDGAGTDGDNGGSDGDEPEQPSDPTPDTGSENSDPSGSGEKVDR; this comes from the coding sequence GTGACACTGCTCACTGGGGTGCTCCTTCTCGTGGGGCTGCTCCAGGTTCCGCACGCTTCCTCCGCCCAGGCGGCCCCGACCGGCTCCCGCAGCGTCGATGTCACCATCGACTCGATGTCCCCGTCCGCTCCCTCCAAGAGCGACACGGTCACCGTCTCCGGCACGCTGACCAATGACAGCCGCAGCACGATCACGGATGCACATGTCGGAATGCACCGCGGATCCGCGCTCGGCGGCCGTAGCTCCATCGAGAACGCGTCCCGTCGTACCGGCTATCTGCCGGGCACGGACGGTGAGGAGATCAAGGGGCACACCGAGAAGATCGGCAAGCTGGAGCCCGGCGTCAGCCGTCCCTTCAGCCTCAGCGTGCCGGCCAAGGACCTCCACCTCGGCGATAACGGTGTGTACCAGCTCGGCATCTCCCTGTCAGGGCGCTCCCCGTCCGCACCCTCCGGGCAGGTCCTCGGCTTCAACCGGACGTTCCTGCCCTGGCAGACGGCGGGAAACGGGAAGAAGACGCAGCTCACCTACATGTGGCCGCTGATCTCCCGCACCCACCTCACCGCCGAGACCGACGCCGATGCCCAGCAGACACCGGTCTTCCGCAACGACGACCTCGCCGCCGAGCTCGCGCCCGGAGGCCGGCTGCAGCAGATGGTCGCACTCGGCAAAAACCTCCCGGTGACCTTCGTCATCGATCCCGACCTCCTCGCGACCGTCGATGCCATGACCAAGTCGTACCGGGTGAACGGCCCGGACGGCCCCATGGGCAAGAACCAGGCGGTCGCCAAGCAGTGGCTGCACGACCTCGAAGAAGCAGTGAAGTCGCACCAGGTCGTCGCGCTGCCCTTCGCCGACCCTGATCTGGCCTCGCTCGCTCACCACGGCAAGAGCGTGCCCAGCGCGCTCGGTCATCTCGGCCCGGCCACCGATCTTGCCGACAAGACCGTGGACACGATCCTCGGCGTCAAACCGCGCACGGACTTCGCCTGGCCCGTCGACGGGGCGATCGACTCGTCCATCGTGGATGTCGCGACCTCGGCCGGCGCGCACAACGTGATCACTCGCAGCGACAGCCTGCGGGACGCCGACAGGCTCTCGTACACCCCGACGGCGGCCCGCCCGATCGGCGGCGGCAATACCGCCGTCGTGGCAGACGCGCAGCTCTCACGGGCCTTCGAGGGCGATATGTCGAAGGCCGGAAACTCCGCCCACGCGGTCCAAGAGTTCCTCGCACAGACCCAGATGATCAGCCTTGAGGACCCGGGACGGCAGCGCAGCATTGTCGTCGCGCCGCAGCGCATGCCGTCGGTCAGCCAGGCACACGCCATGGCCACCGCACTGCGGAGCCTGGACGACTCCGGCAGCTGGACCCAGTCGCTGAACCTCGGCGGCGCGGCCAAGGCCAAGCCCGACCGCGCGGCCACCCGCCATGTGCCGAGTGGCGCCGCTTACCCGCCCTCGCTGCGCAGGCAGGAACTCCCCGTCAACGCCTACCGGCAGATCCAGGGCACCCAGTCCGCCCTGGACGACTTCCAGGTGATCCTGGCCCAGCCGGAGCGCGTGGTGACCCCGTTCGGCAACGCGATGATGCGGGAGATGTCGACGGACTGGCGGGGCGATGCCACCGGCGCCACCACGTATCGGCACTCCGTACGCAGCTACCTCGACGGCCTGACCAAGAAGGTCCACCTGATCCAGAAGTCGGGGGCGACGCTCTCCGGGCGCAGCGCCACGATTCCGGTGACAGTGCAGAACAACCTGGTCCAGGGCGTCAAGGACATGACGCTGAAGCTGACCTCGTCCCAGCCCAACCGTCTGGACGCGGGGAAGTCGCAGCAGATCACGGTGGACGGCGGGCACAGCCAGTCCTTCAAGTTCGACACCACGGCGAACGCCAATGGCCGGGCATGGGTGAGCGCCCAGCTCTACACGGCGGACGGGAAGCCCTACGGTGACCCGATGATGTTCCAGGTGAACGTCACGGAGATCACCGCAACGGTGATGCTCGTCATCGCGGGCGGCGTGCTGCTGCTCGTCCTTGCCGGTGTGCGGATCTACCTCCAGCGCAAGCGGGCGGCCGCCCGGCGGACCGAGGACGGGTCCGACGGCGACGAGCCCGATGACGGCGCCGGCACGGACGGCGACAACGGCGGCTCCGATGGCGACGAGCCGGAGCAGCCGAGTGACCCCACGCCGGACACCGGATCGGAAAACTCCGACCCGTCCGGCTCAGGTGAGAAGGTGGACCGTTGA
- the murJ gene encoding murein biosynthesis integral membrane protein MurJ yields MNAPYDGDRGRGANGDPTGPVPPTPPPPAEQDPYAQDPYVQDAYRNDPHRAQDPTAQDPVTEALYDRAAHPPPPPGQPAHPLYQQPAAGSHPPDPQLWATPPAPEPQGPTRNLPYGDAAATTQFVGVDDLITQAADERPEPDAFAHLFQDQQSYEPQHSAPATAGPPAPAGPGPEAVPQQTAPEPAPVAAAGKPSGGRASGLLKSSAVMAAGTMVSRLTGFIRSALIVAALGGAVLGDSWQVAYQLPTMIFILTIGGGLNSVFVPQLVRAMKEDEDGGEAYANRLLTLVIVVLGVLTVLAVVAAPLLVKLVSFDISRDPAANEVAVAFTRYCVPTIFFMGLHVVMGQILNARGRFGAMMWTPVLNNIVMIATFGLFIWVYGTAKTSHIGVTTIPDEGIRLLGIGTLLGLVVQALAMIPYLRDAEFKLRLRFDWRGHGLGKAAKLAKWTVLFVLANQAGVLVVTQLSTWAGNTANEQGHPGTGFISYASAQLIWNMPQAIITVSVMAALLPRLARSAHDGDTGAVRDDISQGLRTSAVAIVPISFGFLSLGIPLCTLVYGSSGAGIPMGYMLMAFGVGLIPFSVQYVVLRAFYAYEDTRTPFYNTVIVAAVNAAASGLCFLVLPARWAVVGMAASYGLAYIIGVGVAWRRLSKRMNGDLDTAHVVRTYARLAGASIPATIISGAAVYGIMQALGTGVLGSLAALIAGAAALLAVFYVAARKMRIEEMNALVGMVRSKLGR; encoded by the coding sequence ATGAATGCGCCGTACGACGGTGACCGGGGCCGGGGCGCCAACGGCGACCCCACGGGACCGGTGCCTCCGACGCCCCCGCCGCCCGCGGAACAGGACCCGTACGCCCAGGACCCCTATGTCCAGGACGCCTACCGCAACGACCCGCACCGCGCCCAGGACCCGACGGCTCAGGATCCGGTGACCGAGGCGCTCTACGACCGCGCCGCGCACCCCCCGCCGCCGCCCGGACAGCCCGCGCATCCGCTCTACCAGCAGCCTGCCGCGGGCAGCCACCCGCCCGACCCGCAGCTGTGGGCCACACCCCCGGCGCCCGAGCCGCAGGGCCCGACCCGGAATCTCCCGTACGGCGATGCCGCGGCGACGACGCAGTTCGTGGGTGTGGACGACCTGATCACCCAGGCCGCCGACGAGCGTCCGGAGCCCGACGCCTTCGCCCACCTCTTCCAGGACCAGCAGTCCTACGAGCCCCAGCACTCCGCTCCCGCGACGGCCGGCCCCCCGGCACCCGCGGGGCCCGGACCGGAGGCCGTACCCCAGCAGACCGCACCGGAGCCGGCCCCCGTGGCGGCGGCCGGCAAGCCCTCCGGCGGCCGCGCCTCCGGCCTGCTCAAGTCCAGCGCGGTGATGGCCGCCGGCACGATGGTGTCGCGTCTCACCGGCTTCATCCGCTCGGCACTGATCGTCGCGGCCCTCGGTGGTGCGGTGCTCGGCGACTCCTGGCAGGTCGCGTACCAGCTACCGACGATGATCTTCATCCTGACCATCGGCGGCGGTCTCAACTCGGTCTTCGTCCCGCAGCTGGTACGCGCGATGAAGGAGGACGAGGACGGCGGCGAGGCCTACGCGAACCGGCTGCTGACGCTGGTCATCGTGGTACTCGGCGTGCTCACGGTCCTGGCGGTCGTAGCGGCGCCGCTGCTGGTGAAACTGGTCTCCTTCGACATCTCCCGTGATCCGGCGGCCAACGAAGTCGCCGTCGCGTTCACCCGCTACTGCGTGCCCACGATCTTCTTCATGGGCCTGCATGTCGTCATGGGACAGATCCTCAACGCCCGTGGCCGCTTCGGCGCGATGATGTGGACCCCCGTCCTCAACAACATCGTCATGATCGCCACCTTCGGCCTGTTCATCTGGGTCTACGGCACGGCGAAGACCTCGCACATCGGCGTCACCACCATCCCCGACGAGGGCATCCGGCTCCTGGGAATCGGAACCCTCCTCGGGCTCGTCGTCCAGGCCCTGGCGATGATCCCCTACCTGCGCGACGCCGAATTCAAGCTCCGGCTGCGCTTCGACTGGCGGGGCCACGGCCTGGGCAAGGCCGCCAAGCTCGCCAAATGGACCGTGCTGTTCGTGCTCGCCAACCAGGCGGGCGTCCTCGTCGTCACCCAGCTCTCCACCTGGGCCGGCAACACCGCCAACGAGCAGGGGCACCCGGGCACCGGCTTCATCTCGTACGCCAGCGCACAGCTGATCTGGAACATGCCGCAGGCGATCATCACGGTCTCCGTCATGGCGGCGCTGCTGCCGCGGCTGGCACGGTCCGCGCATGACGGTGACACCGGCGCCGTCCGGGACGACATCTCGCAGGGCCTGCGCACCTCCGCCGTCGCGATCGTCCCGATCTCGTTCGGCTTCCTCTCCCTCGGCATCCCGCTGTGCACGCTGGTCTACGGCTCGTCCGGTGCCGGCATCCCGATGGGCTACATGCTGATGGCCTTCGGTGTGGGGCTGATTCCGTTCTCGGTGCAGTACGTCGTCCTGCGCGCCTTCTACGCATACGAGGACACCCGCACGCCCTTCTACAACACGGTGATCGTCGCGGCCGTCAACGCCGCGGCCTCCGGCCTGTGCTTCCTGGTCCTGCCCGCCCGCTGGGCCGTGGTCGGCATGGCGGCCTCCTACGGCCTGGCGTACATCATCGGCGTGGGCGTGGCCTGGCGCCGTCTGAGCAAGCGCATGAACGGTGATCTCGACACCGCTCATGTCGTGCGGACCTACGCACGGCTGGCGGGCGCCAGCATCCCGGCCACGATCATCTCGGGAGCCGCGGTGTACGGGATCATGCAGGCGCTCGGCACCGGCGTCCTCGGGTCGCTGGCCGCTCTGATCGCCGGTGCCGCCGCACTTCTGGCCGTGTTCTACGTGGCTGCACGCAAAATGCGCATCGAGGAAATGAACGCCCTGGTCGGCATGGTCCGGTCGAAGCTTGGGCGTTGA
- a CDS encoding protein kinase family protein has translation MAERSTAAVDVADTSGEEPLTAKAGKATDDGAKAEKVSGREKDAEGTDEERAAAIEAQPPELHSGHKLARRYRLEECVTRLDGFSSWRAVDEKLRRAVGVHILPADHPRARPVLSAARSSALLGDPRFVQVLDAVEENDLVYVVHEWLPDATELTTVLANGPLEPHDAYQLVSQVSQAMAAAHREGLSHLRITPGSVLRTESGQYRIRGLAVMAALRGITCEHPQRTDTEAIGALLYSALTQRWPYENDAHGLTGLPKGVGLIAPDQVRAGVHRGLSELAMRALINDGATASRQEQPCTTPEELVKAVAAMPRIRPPETSFATPPPYQRTGYQQGNYRQPSARPAQASHATQPVASPPPPLQSRTGRALKWSVSALLIAALGLGSWQLADTLLKREEDRDDPANSQPSSGAAKKPQGKPIKIVEAGEYYPDGQPQHANQAQDTIDGNPSTYWGSRGYREGPDLNPIFKKGVGLVYDLGSKQRISGATIGLHYTGPHTTVTLYAADSLSSSQPLSSMRRLGTGKTSGSALKVNLKQPAKTRYVVVWITAMPYAPGDGYSTAGYRQGVTEVSFTS, from the coding sequence GTGGCGGAACGGAGCACGGCTGCCGTCGACGTGGCTGACACGAGCGGTGAGGAACCGCTGACCGCCAAGGCGGGTAAGGCCACGGACGACGGTGCTAAGGCCGAGAAGGTATCCGGCAGGGAAAAGGACGCCGAGGGCACCGACGAGGAGCGTGCCGCGGCGATCGAAGCCCAGCCACCGGAACTGCACAGCGGCCACAAGCTTGCCAGACGTTACCGCCTCGAGGAGTGCGTCACCCGTCTGGACGGATTCAGCAGCTGGCGTGCGGTCGACGAGAAGCTGCGCCGCGCCGTCGGCGTGCACATCCTGCCGGCCGACCACCCCCGGGCCCGGCCGGTACTGTCCGCCGCCCGTTCCTCGGCACTGCTGGGTGACCCCCGGTTCGTCCAGGTCCTGGACGCCGTCGAGGAGAACGACCTCGTCTACGTGGTCCACGAGTGGCTGCCGGACGCCACCGAGCTCACCACGGTGCTCGCCAACGGTCCGCTGGAGCCGCACGACGCCTATCAGCTCGTCAGCCAGGTCTCCCAGGCCATGGCCGCCGCGCACCGCGAGGGCCTGTCCCATCTGCGGATCACCCCCGGCTCGGTGCTGCGCACGGAGTCCGGGCAGTACCGCATCCGTGGGCTGGCCGTCATGGCGGCACTGCGCGGTATCACCTGCGAGCACCCGCAGCGCACGGACACCGAGGCGATCGGGGCGCTGCTCTACTCCGCGCTGACCCAGCGCTGGCCGTACGAGAACGACGCCCATGGCCTCACCGGCCTGCCCAAGGGCGTCGGGCTGATCGCACCCGACCAAGTGCGCGCCGGTGTGCACCGCGGGCTGTCCGAACTCGCCATGCGCGCTTTGATCAACGACGGGGCCACGGCTTCCCGCCAGGAGCAGCCGTGCACCACCCCTGAGGAGCTGGTCAAGGCCGTGGCGGCCATGCCGCGTATCCGGCCTCCGGAGACCTCCTTCGCCACGCCGCCGCCGTATCAGCGCACGGGATACCAGCAGGGCAACTACCGGCAGCCGTCGGCTCGCCCCGCTCAGGCGAGCCATGCGACCCAGCCGGTCGCATCTCCGCCGCCTCCGCTGCAGAGCCGCACCGGCCGGGCGCTGAAGTGGTCCGTCTCCGCGCTGCTGATCGCGGCGCTGGGGCTGGGCAGCTGGCAGCTGGCGGACACCCTGTTGAAGCGCGAGGAGGACCGGGACGATCCGGCCAACTCGCAGCCGAGCAGTGGCGCGGCCAAGAAGCCCCAGGGCAAGCCGATCAAGATCGTGGAGGCGGGGGAGTACTACCCCGACGGTCAGCCGCAGCACGCAAATCAGGCGCAGGACACGATCGACGGGAATCCCAGCACCTACTGGGGCAGCAGAGGCTACCGCGAAGGCCCTGACCTGAATCCGATCTTCAAGAAGGGCGTCGGTCTCGTCTACGACCTCGGCTCGAAACAGCGGATAAGCGGCGCAACGATCGGCCTTCACTACACCGGCCCTCACACGACCGTGACGCTCTATGCCGCCGATTCACTCTCCTCTTCACAGCCGCTCAGCTCCATGCGACGGCTCGGAACCGGCAAGACGTCGGGTTCGGCCCTCAAGGTCAACCTGAAGCAGCCGGCAAAGACGCGCTATGTCGTGGTGTGGATCACCGCGATGCCGTATGCGCCGGGTGACGGGTACAGCACCGCCGGGTACCGACAGGGCGTGACCGAGGTGTCCTTCACCAGCTGA
- the sigM gene encoding RNA polymerase sigma factor SigM, whose translation MSTESDKASIPSDADLLALHVKGDPDAFGEIVRRHRDRLWAVALRTLGDREEAADAVQDALVSAYRAAHTFRGQSAVTTWLHRITVNACLDRARKAASRRTSPVAETERLEQLLEPEESASAPAERQDLHRELLSALRTLPEEQRAALVLVDMQGYPVAEAAAILDIPTGTVKSRCARGRARLLPLVTHLRADNGDSKPTSGGRNRAQGTSVPPTAGPNDTGAVKGGGGRA comes from the coding sequence GTGTCCACCGAGAGCGACAAGGCTTCGATACCAAGCGACGCCGATCTCCTTGCCCTGCACGTGAAGGGCGACCCCGACGCCTTCGGGGAGATAGTCCGCCGCCATCGCGACCGACTCTGGGCGGTGGCACTGCGCACCCTCGGTGATCGTGAAGAGGCTGCCGATGCCGTGCAGGACGCCCTGGTCTCCGCCTATCGCGCGGCCCACACCTTCCGCGGGCAGTCCGCCGTGACGACCTGGCTGCACCGCATCACGGTCAATGCCTGCCTGGACCGGGCGCGTAAGGCCGCTTCGCGGCGTACCTCGCCCGTTGCCGAGACCGAGCGGCTGGAGCAGCTTCTCGAACCCGAGGAATCCGCCTCGGCACCCGCCGAGCGCCAGGACCTGCACCGTGAGCTGCTCAGTGCCCTACGCACTCTCCCCGAGGAACAGCGTGCAGCGCTCGTCCTCGTCGATATGCAGGGCTACCCCGTCGCGGAGGCCGCGGCGATCCTCGACATCCCCACCGGCACGGTGAAAAGCCGCTGTGCACGAGGCCGCGCTCGGCTCCTCCCCTTGGTCACCCATCTGCGCGCCGACAACGGGGATAGCAAACCCACGAGCGGGGGAAGGAACCGGGCGCAGGGGACATCCGTCCCACCGACGGCAGGACCGAACGACACAGGTGCCGTGAAGGGCGGAGGTGGGCGAGCGTGA